In Synergistota bacterium, one genomic interval encodes:
- a CDS encoding SPOR domain-containing protein → METIPDPDYYSVQVGAFRELNNARVWKGKVRGLMWWRIDVPLFIRKEGELYKVLVGRFKREDEGDKWRKFFMKRGIDAFVVAIYK, encoded by the coding sequence ATGGAAACCATTCCTGACCCTGACTACTACTCGGTTCAGGTAGGGGCATTTAGGGAGTTAAATAACGCTAGGGTTTGGAAGGGCAAAGTTAGAGGTTTGATGTGGTGGAGAATAGATGTTCCGTTATTCATAAGAAAAGAAGGGGAACTATATAAAGTGCTAGTGGGTAGGTTCAAAAGAGAGGATGAGGGAGACAAATGGAGAAAGTTTTTTATGAAGAGAGGGATAGATGCTTTTGTTGTAGCGATATACAAATGA
- the rseP gene encoding RIP metalloprotease RseP yields MLAFLVVIGIVVVFHELGHFWVAKVEKVKVKEFAIGFGPIIFSKRKGDLLYSIRLLPLGGFVRLFGETPEESGEGSFLESSPWSRFKIIGAGPLMNFLLALLMFYLVFLFNGYPNLNVCKVGEVLSSSPAEKAGLKPGDEIIAVNNIKVSKWKELATIIHSKPGEKLRLEVLRKERKLFIEVTPEYNPNLRVGLIGVAPWIEKYNFLGSMLYSTKYTLSVSYFMLNAIGRMVLRKERVDIRGPVAVAQLAGQAAKSGWFNFLSFIGIISVNLAFINLFPLPALDGGRLLFIAFEIFFHKRLDPKYEGIIHYIGFIILIALMLFVTYRDVVSLR; encoded by the coding sequence GTGTTAGCTTTTTTGGTCGTTATAGGAATTGTAGTTGTTTTTCATGAGCTTGGGCATTTCTGGGTTGCTAAAGTTGAGAAGGTTAAAGTTAAGGAGTTTGCAATAGGGTTTGGTCCAATTATTTTTTCTAAGAGGAAGGGAGACTTGCTTTATTCTATAAGATTACTTCCTTTAGGTGGCTTTGTTAGGCTTTTTGGTGAAACTCCTGAAGAAAGCGGAGAGGGTAGTTTCTTAGAAAGCTCTCCTTGGTCAAGGTTTAAGATAATAGGTGCTGGTCCCTTGATGAATTTTCTCTTAGCTTTGCTAATGTTTTACTTGGTTTTTCTATTTAACGGCTATCCTAACCTTAACGTTTGTAAAGTAGGTGAGGTTCTATCTAGCAGTCCTGCGGAAAAAGCTGGCTTAAAGCCTGGTGATGAGATAATTGCTGTAAATAATATTAAAGTTTCGAAATGGAAAGAACTGGCTACGATAATTCATAGCAAACCTGGTGAAAAGCTAAGACTTGAGGTTTTGAGAAAGGAAAGAAAGCTTTTTATCGAAGTCACTCCAGAGTATAATCCTAACCTAAGGGTTGGATTAATAGGTGTGGCTCCATGGATAGAGAAATATAACTTTTTAGGTTCTATGCTTTACTCGACCAAATACACTTTGAGTGTTAGCTATTTTATGTTAAACGCTATAGGTAGGATGGTTTTAAGAAAGGAAAGGGTCGATATAAGGGGACCAGTGGCTGTAGCACAGCTTGCTGGACAGGCGGCAAAGAGCGGTTGGTTTAACTTTTTATCGTTTATTGGTATAATAAGCGTTAACCTTGCTTTTATAAATCTATTTCCTTTACCTGCTCTTGATGGAGGAAGACTTCTCTTCATAGCTTTTGAGATTTTCTTTCACAAGCGTTTAGATCCTAAATATGAGGGGATCATTCATTATATAGGTTTTATAATACTTATAGCTTTGATGCTTTTTGTGACCTATCGTGATGTGGTGAGTTTGAGGTGA
- the uppS gene encoding polyprenyl diphosphate synthase yields the protein MIPAHIAIIMDGNGRWAKFRGLPRIAGHKEGAKAVERVVYASLKRGIKYLSLFAFSTENWKRPRLEIDSLMSILKIYFLTKIEKLKWAGVKIRFGGRWWELSSDIVELIKRAMEITESNKELHLIIYLNYGGRREIIDAINSMILSKSPSLVSEEDLRPYLYVPDVPEPDLLIRTSGEKRISNFLLWQIAYTELYFTETLWPDFGEDDLDAAIADYNRRERRFGGIV from the coding sequence ATAATTCCTGCGCATATTGCCATAATAATGGATGGAAATGGAAGATGGGCTAAATTTAGGGGTTTGCCAAGGATTGCTGGACATAAAGAGGGAGCTAAAGCTGTTGAAAGAGTAGTTTATGCTTCATTAAAAAGGGGAATAAAGTATCTTTCGCTTTTTGCGTTTTCCACAGAAAATTGGAAAAGGCCAAGGTTAGAGATCGATAGTTTAATGAGTATATTAAAAATTTATTTTTTGACTAAGATCGAGAAACTGAAATGGGCTGGTGTTAAGATTAGATTTGGTGGTAGATGGTGGGAGCTTTCATCTGATATAGTTGAGCTTATTAAGAGAGCTATGGAGATTACTGAATCCAATAAGGAACTTCATCTTATAATATATCTTAATTATGGTGGTAGAAGAGAAATAATAGATGCAATTAATTCTATGATATTAAGCAAGAGCCCTTCATTGGTGAGTGAAGAAGACTTAAGGCCTTACTTATATGTACCTGATGTTCCAGAACCAGATTTGCTTATAAGAACAAGTGGAGAGAAAAGAATAAGCAACTTCCTGCTTTGGCAGATAGCTTATACTGAACTTTACTTTACTGAAACTCTTTGGCCAGACTTTGGAGAAGATGATTTAGATGCTGCTATTGCGGATTATAATAGGCGTGAGCGGAGGTTTGGAGGGATAGTATGA
- a CDS encoding amino acid racemase: MNQGGNRSKIVGILGGMGPEATADLFLKIIRLTPALKDQDHIRVIIDSNPKIPDRTAYILGKGEDPFPALLETALNLKRAGVDFIIMPCNTAHYFLKRLEKETGLPFISIIDAALEELKERVSPPARVGILATDGTIRAGIYHESLKKEGFTPVVPSDERQKLVMKCIYEGVKAGRIAEAREWIKAPLGELQALGVKAIILGCTELPVLFDRTCHKEVLMIDATLALAKKVVSIAS; the protein is encoded by the coding sequence ATGAATCAAGGTGGAAATAGGAGTAAGATTGTAGGAATACTTGGAGGAATGGGTCCGGAAGCAACGGCAGATCTATTTCTAAAAATAATAAGGTTGACACCCGCTCTGAAAGATCAGGATCATATACGTGTTATAATAGACTCTAATCCTAAGATTCCTGATAGAACTGCATATATTTTGGGGAAGGGAGAAGACCCCTTCCCCGCCTTGCTAGAAACAGCGCTTAATTTGAAAAGAGCCGGGGTTGACTTTATTATCATGCCTTGCAATACAGCTCACTATTTTCTGAAGCGGCTGGAAAAGGAAACAGGTCTTCCTTTTATAAGTATAATTGATGCTGCTTTGGAAGAGCTTAAGGAAAGGGTGTCTCCACCAGCTAGGGTTGGAATTCTTGCCACAGATGGGACTATTAGAGCTGGAATATACCATGAAAGTTTAAAGAAAGAAGGTTTCACGCCTGTTGTTCCCTCTGATGAGAGGCAAAAGCTTGTAATGAAGTGTATATACGAAGGAGTTAAAGCTGGTAGAATTGCAGAAGCAAGGGAGTGGATAAAAGCACCACTGGGAGAACTTCAAGCTCTTGGAGTTAAAGCTATAATTCTAGGTTGCACTGAACTACCTGTTCTTTTTGATAGAACTTGTCATAAAGAAGTTTTAATGATTGATGCCACTTTGGCTTTGGCTAAGAAAGTAGTGAGTATCGCAAGTTAA
- the dxr gene encoding 1-deoxy-D-xylulose-5-phosphate reductoisomerase, whose translation MEKVFYEERDRCFCCSDIQMRVAVLGATGSVGKAVMDIVRLFPNFLIPVVLVGGSNVDLMQKLFMEFRPKRVGMFFEPAAEDLEKRLGVNVYSGDSALLDIWKYYDDIDAIVVCVSGIHGFKPIYEAVKLGKRVFFSTKEALVVGGGFIITELKSKEQLIPLDSEHWAILSCLDLRGEVKRIFLTASGGALRDRSHEERRRASPLEVLEHPVWNMGKKITVDSATLMNKGFEVIEAYHLFGLSLDSIKVLIHREGYVHGMVEFLDGSVKALLFYPDMRIVVQEALLHPLILENPALPKIEFNGKVNLSFEEPDFEEYPCLSYAYYAARVGGNLPVILNAADEVAVSLFLSYRLKFSDIPKFIRKVLFYFPREDLDSPEDIFFWDREARKFAEEVSRNC comes from the coding sequence ATGGAGAAAGTTTTTTATGAAGAGAGGGATAGATGCTTTTGTTGTAGCGATATACAAATGAGGGTTGCTGTTCTTGGTGCTACGGGAAGTGTTGGTAAGGCTGTTATGGATATTGTTAGGCTTTTTCCTAATTTTTTAATTCCTGTTGTTTTAGTTGGGGGTTCAAATGTGGACTTGATGCAAAAGCTTTTTATGGAATTTAGGCCTAAAAGGGTTGGGATGTTTTTTGAGCCAGCGGCAGAAGATCTTGAAAAGCGATTAGGTGTAAATGTTTATTCGGGAGATAGTGCTCTTTTAGACATATGGAAATATTATGATGATATTGATGCAATTGTGGTTTGCGTATCTGGTATTCATGGTTTTAAGCCGATTTATGAGGCTGTTAAGTTAGGCAAGAGAGTTTTTTTTTCTACAAAAGAAGCTCTAGTTGTGGGAGGTGGTTTTATAATAACCGAATTAAAGTCTAAAGAACAGTTAATTCCATTAGATAGTGAGCATTGGGCTATATTATCTTGTTTAGATTTAAGAGGGGAAGTTAAAAGAATTTTCCTTACAGCATCTGGTGGAGCATTAAGAGATCGCTCACATGAGGAAAGAAGAAGGGCTTCTCCTTTAGAGGTTTTGGAACACCCTGTGTGGAATATGGGGAAAAAGATTACAGTTGACTCTGCAACGTTGATGAATAAAGGGTTTGAAGTTATAGAAGCTTATCATCTTTTTGGTTTGTCTTTAGATAGTATAAAAGTTTTGATTCATAGAGAAGGATACGTTCATGGTATGGTTGAATTCTTGGATGGTTCAGTGAAAGCTTTACTTTTTTATCCTGATATGCGCATAGTTGTTCAAGAAGCTCTTTTACATCCGTTGATTTTAGAAAATCCTGCCCTGCCTAAGATTGAATTTAATGGTAAGGTAAATCTGAGCTTTGAGGAGCCCGATTTTGAAGAGTATCCTTGTTTGAGTTATGCTTATTATGCTGCCCGGGTTGGGGGGAATCTCCCTGTGATTTTGAATGCTGCTGATGAAGTTGCGGTTTCGCTTTTTTTATCTTATAGGCTAAAATTCAGCGATATTCCTAAATTTATAAGAAAAGTTCTCTTTTACTTCCCTAGGGAGGATCTCGACTCTCCAGAGGATATATTTTTTTGGGATAGAGAGGCTCGAAAATTTGCGGAGGAGGTTTCAAGGAATTGTTAA
- a CDS encoding proline--tRNA ligase, with product MRMSRLFAPTLREDPAEAETISHKLMLRAGLIRKVAAGVYNFLPLGYRVIRKIEQIIREEMDAKGGQEVFMPALQPAELWKQSGRWDVYGPELMRLTDRNGRQFCLGPTHEEVITTLVSENVRSYRELPLLLYQIQTKFRDEIRPRFGVMRAREFLMKDLYSFDRDEEGMKKSYEAMYDAYCRVFKRCGLAFKVVEADPGAIGGTSSHEFMVLAKTGEEEIIYCDDCDYAANTNQATSVVPDIDFSSNEEERGLEKVYTPDAKTIEEVASFLGIEKKRTIKTLFYEAIYTKDKWEMVAVLIRGDYDVNETKLKNYLGCLYLNLAKEEEISKISGCRVGFVGPVNLKGVRIISDITVHRLRNAVIGAGEENYHFINANPGRDFELGEVVDIRLSKSGDKCVKCGAELKVTRGIEVGHIFKLGHKYSEVMNAKFVDSDGKEKYYYMGCYGIGVGRTMAAAIEQNHDEDGIIWPMSIAPYHVVIVPVEYSNIEQMKVATKIYEELQSKGVEVVLDDRNERPGVKFKDADLIGFPLRVTVGEALKEGKVELRWRRTKESRYYLVENISDVIISEINREIREGV from the coding sequence ATGAGGATGAGTAGGCTTTTTGCTCCAACTCTAAGAGAGGATCCTGCGGAGGCCGAAACTATAAGTCATAAGCTAATGCTAAGGGCTGGTCTGATAAGAAAGGTAGCAGCTGGCGTTTATAATTTTCTTCCTTTAGGTTATAGGGTAATTAGAAAGATCGAGCAGATAATAAGAGAGGAAATGGATGCTAAAGGTGGGCAGGAAGTTTTCATGCCTGCTTTGCAGCCTGCTGAGCTTTGGAAACAAAGCGGAAGGTGGGATGTGTATGGCCCTGAGTTAATGAGATTGACGGATAGAAATGGTAGGCAGTTTTGTTTAGGTCCTACACATGAAGAGGTTATAACTACATTAGTTAGTGAGAATGTTAGGTCTTATAGAGAACTTCCATTGCTTCTTTATCAGATTCAAACCAAATTCAGGGATGAGATAAGACCTCGTTTTGGTGTTATGCGGGCTAGAGAGTTTTTAATGAAGGATCTTTATAGTTTTGATAGAGATGAAGAGGGGATGAAAAAGTCTTACGAAGCTATGTATGATGCCTACTGTAGGGTTTTCAAAAGGTGTGGTTTAGCTTTTAAAGTGGTTGAGGCTGATCCTGGTGCTATCGGGGGAACCAGCTCTCACGAGTTTATGGTTTTAGCTAAAACAGGTGAAGAGGAGATAATTTACTGCGATGATTGTGACTACGCGGCTAATACTAATCAAGCTACGAGCGTTGTCCCTGATATTGATTTTTCTTCGAATGAAGAGGAAAGAGGATTAGAAAAGGTGTATACACCTGATGCTAAGACGATAGAAGAGGTGGCCAGCTTTCTGGGGATAGAGAAAAAGAGGACCATTAAAACCCTTTTTTATGAGGCTATTTATACTAAAGATAAGTGGGAAATGGTAGCTGTTTTGATTAGGGGAGATTATGATGTTAATGAAACTAAGCTTAAGAATTATTTGGGATGCTTATATCTCAATCTTGCAAAGGAAGAGGAGATAAGCAAGATTTCAGGGTGTAGGGTTGGTTTTGTTGGTCCAGTAAATCTTAAAGGGGTTAGGATTATATCTGATATTACTGTTCATAGGCTTAGAAATGCTGTTATAGGTGCGGGAGAGGAAAACTATCATTTCATAAATGCTAATCCTGGAAGGGATTTCGAGTTGGGGGAAGTAGTAGATATAAGGTTGTCTAAGTCTGGTGATAAGTGTGTTAAATGTGGTGCTGAGCTTAAGGTTACGAGAGGTATAGAAGTTGGACATATATTTAAGTTGGGACACAAGTATAGTGAAGTTATGAATGCAAAGTTTGTTGATAGTGATGGTAAGGAGAAATATTATTATATGGGTTGCTATGGAATAGGAGTTGGAAGGACTATGGCTGCAGCTATTGAGCAGAATCATGATGAAGATGGAATAATATGGCCTATGTCTATAGCTCCCTATCATGTTGTAATAGTTCCTGTGGAATATAGTAATATAGAGCAGATGAAAGTAGCGACAAAGATATATGAAGAGCTTCAAAGTAAAGGGGTTGAAGTGGTCCTTGATGATAGAAATGAGCGACCCGGTGTCAAATTTAAGGATGCCGATTTGATAGGCTTCCCTTTAAGAGTTACAGTAGGGGAAGCTCTTAAAGAAGGTAAGGTAGAACTTAGATGGAGGAGGACGAAGGAAAGTAGGTATTATCTTGTAGAAAATATATCTGATGTTATAATTTCTGAGATAAATAGGGAGATAAGAGAAGGGGTTTAA
- a CDS encoding HD domain-containing protein, giving the protein MKRVYVDELKPGDKLAWPVYLSSGEILLEAGKVLSAEDIDKLCEWKVVEVFVEGYDEVERELEQERILVRVFREAHRNAVEYSKNIWERFSRNVEVKREEIGRLVIDAVENLSINRDVLLIISTYLKGKDEHLFPHAVNSMTISLAIASYLGYTKEELELIGVGALLHDIGLVKLYYETDGKFNEADIKHPDIGFKVVKSLVPGFHPVIGNIILQHHEKKDGSGFPYGLKGEEISREAMIVAVAELFERLTSPLSSDRRLSPFEAMKYILSNTKEAFDPKVVEALMRVMVIYPLGSLVRLNTGEIGRIAASTHNPFRPKVNIIFDKYGKPLEKVIRLNLAEESAHRYFIAEVLDESKYDLNLEQELMLEE; this is encoded by the coding sequence ATGAAGAGGGTATATGTAGATGAGCTTAAGCCTGGTGATAAACTCGCCTGGCCAGTTTATTTGAGTAGTGGAGAGATACTGTTAGAGGCAGGTAAGGTACTAAGCGCTGAAGATATAGATAAGCTTTGTGAATGGAAAGTAGTGGAAGTCTTTGTTGAAGGATATGATGAAGTTGAGAGAGAATTAGAACAGGAAAGGATATTAGTTAGAGTTTTTAGGGAAGCTCATCGTAATGCTGTTGAATATTCTAAAAATATTTGGGAACGTTTCTCCCGTAATGTTGAAGTCAAAAGGGAGGAAATTGGGAGACTTGTCATAGATGCGGTGGAAAATCTTTCCATAAATAGGGATGTATTGTTAATAATTTCGACATACCTTAAAGGGAAAGATGAGCATCTATTTCCCCACGCTGTTAACTCTATGACGATTTCCTTAGCAATAGCGAGCTATCTAGGTTATACCAAAGAGGAACTTGAACTTATAGGGGTAGGTGCTCTGCTTCATGATATAGGTCTCGTTAAATTATACTACGAAACTGATGGGAAATTCAATGAAGCTGATATTAAACATCCTGATATTGGTTTTAAAGTAGTTAAAAGCCTTGTACCAGGATTTCATCCCGTAATTGGCAACATAATATTACAACATCATGAGAAGAAAGATGGTAGTGGCTTTCCTTATGGTCTTAAGGGAGAAGAAATATCAAGAGAGGCTATGATAGTTGCTGTAGCTGAGCTCTTTGAAAGACTAACTTCTCCTCTCTCTAGCGATAGAAGGCTTTCTCCTTTTGAGGCCATGAAGTACATACTCTCTAATACTAAAGAGGCTTTTGATCCAAAGGTGGTAGAAGCGCTGATGAGGGTGATGGTTATATATCCTTTGGGAAGTTTGGTCAGGCTTAACACAGGTGAAATAGGTAGGATTGCGGCTTCAACGCATAACCCCTTTAGACCTAAGGTAAACATAATTTTCGATAAATATGGGAAGCCTCTTGAAAAGGTTATTAGGCTAAACCTGGCTGAGGAATCAGCACATAGATATTTTATAGCTGAGGTTTTGGATGAAAGTAAGTACGATTTAAATTTGGAACAGGAGCTTATGTTAGAGGAGTGA
- a CDS encoding dicarboxylate/amino acid:cation symporter, producing MWRRYLEISVLTKILIGLILGVIFGLIIGPKIEVLKPLGDIFMNLLRMIVMPVILFSLIVGAASIEPARLGKVGVKIMLYYLFTSAVAVAIGLVVSAIFRPGLGLNLAGVTGKGVTLQPPPLVEVLLGIIPTNPFEALAKGQVLPTIFFGIVLGIALSVLKESKQEGIRSSAELTIKIFDALANAIYKIVGGILQYAPIGVFVLVGIVFGRQGAKAAGPLLTVIITVYLGLLIHILLIYGGFLKSFGVSFLKFLVKAKDAMLTAFVTRSSSGTLPVTMRVAHEEMGLPLGIYSFTLPLGATINMDGTALYQGVCALFVANAIGMPLGFSQQLVVVLTAVLASIGTAGVPGAGAIMLLMVLDSIGIKLTEGSPAAMAYAMILGIDAILDMGRTMVNVTGDLVGTVIVSKSERELDESRWK from the coding sequence ATGTGGAGGCGTTACCTGGAGATTAGTGTACTCACCAAAATACTGATTGGTTTAATCCTTGGTGTAATATTTGGCCTTATAATAGGACCTAAGATTGAGGTTTTAAAGCCCTTAGGAGATATATTTATGAACCTTTTAAGAATGATAGTTATGCCTGTTATTTTATTTTCTCTAATTGTTGGTGCTGCAAGCATTGAGCCTGCGCGATTAGGTAAGGTTGGAGTTAAAATAATGCTTTATTATCTTTTCACATCGGCTGTTGCGGTTGCAATTGGTTTAGTTGTTTCTGCTATATTTAGACCGGGGTTAGGACTTAATCTTGCTGGTGTGACAGGTAAAGGTGTTACCTTACAACCACCTCCTTTAGTAGAAGTTCTTCTTGGTATTATTCCAACCAATCCATTTGAAGCTCTTGCTAAAGGTCAAGTTTTACCAACCATATTTTTCGGTATTGTTCTAGGTATAGCGCTTTCAGTGCTTAAAGAAAGCAAACAAGAGGGGATAAGAAGCTCTGCTGAACTAACTATCAAAATTTTTGATGCTCTCGCTAATGCTATATATAAAATAGTAGGTGGAATTCTTCAATATGCTCCTATTGGGGTTTTTGTTCTCGTTGGTATTGTGTTTGGAAGGCAGGGAGCTAAAGCTGCTGGACCTCTTCTTACAGTTATCATCACAGTTTACTTAGGGCTTCTGATTCACATATTATTAATATACGGAGGGTTTTTGAAGTCTTTCGGGGTAAGCTTCTTAAAGTTTTTGGTTAAGGCTAAAGATGCTATGCTTACAGCTTTTGTTACCAGGAGTAGCAGCGGAACTCTTCCTGTAACAATGAGAGTTGCTCACGAGGAGATGGGGCTTCCTTTAGGGATTTACTCTTTTACTCTTCCTTTAGGTGCTACAATTAACATGGATGGAACTGCTCTTTATCAAGGAGTATGTGCTTTATTTGTCGCAAATGCTATAGGGATGCCCCTTGGTTTTTCACAGCAGCTTGTGGTGGTATTAACTGCTGTCTTAGCTTCTATAGGAACTGCAGGAGTTCCTGGAGCTGGTGCTATAATGCTTTTAATGGTTTTAGATTCTATAGGAATAAAACTTACAGAAGGTAGTCCTGCGGCTATGGCTTATGCTATGATACTTGGTATAGATGCAATACTTGATATGGGTAGGACAATGGTCAATGTTACAGGAGATCTTGTAGGAACGGTTATTGTGAGTAAATCTGAGAGGGAGCTTGATGAATCAAGGTGGAAATAG
- a CDS encoding secondary thiamine-phosphate synthase enzyme YjbQ — translation MAGAKRVINLRTSSKEEFIDITDKVNQVVKEFGARDGFCFLFVPHTTGAVFVNEGYDPSVLKDIGDTLRRLIPSGLSYSHLEGNSHAHIRSSIVGVSLLLPVENGKISLGKWQSVFFAEFDGPRSREVWVWLL, via the coding sequence TTGGCAGGAGCTAAAAGGGTGATAAACTTAAGAACTTCTTCTAAAGAGGAATTCATCGATATAACTGATAAGGTAAATCAGGTTGTTAAAGAATTTGGAGCTAGGGACGGTTTTTGCTTTCTATTTGTTCCTCATACAACAGGAGCAGTGTTTGTTAATGAAGGTTATGACCCTTCTGTTCTAAAGGATATAGGTGATACTTTAAGAAGATTGATTCCCTCTGGTTTGAGTTATAGTCATCTTGAGGGGAATAGCCATGCTCATATAAGGTCCTCGATTGTAGGTGTTAGTTTACTGCTACCTGTCGAAAATGGCAAAATCTCTTTGGGAAAATGGCAATCAGTATTTTTTGCTGAGTTTGATGGTCCTCGGAGTAGGGAGGTTTGGGTTTGGCTACTATAA
- the ispG gene encoding flavodoxin-dependent (E)-4-hydroxy-3-methylbut-2-enyl-diphosphate synthase — protein MGSKKTVYLGGLPIGGGNPIVVQSMLRSSLDDLKSCVFESLRLLEGGCEVIRVALVSDDQLPNLLRLKKEIKAPLVADVHYVPALAIKALLSGADGVRINPGNMRDTKYLKELARVAREEGKVIRVGVNLGSLPEDKRKLYEDDALAMVNVALETIAFLEEEGFKDIKVSLKASNVMTTVRAYRLVSKLIDYPLHLGITEAGPVFEGAIKSAVGLGILLAEGIGDTIRVSLTGDGLKEVEVAYEILKALGLRKRGIEIVSCPRCGRCEIDLERIVEEVKSGIKSSKRSLKVAIMGCVVNGPGEAKDADIGIAGGRGKGVIFRKGKIIETVDESHLVDRFLELMKEVEDHEDE, from the coding sequence TTGGGAAGTAAAAAAACAGTTTATCTTGGTGGCCTTCCCATAGGGGGAGGAAACCCTATAGTTGTTCAATCTATGTTAAGAAGTTCACTAGATGACTTAAAAAGCTGTGTTTTTGAATCCCTTCGCCTATTGGAGGGAGGATGTGAGGTAATAAGAGTAGCCTTGGTTTCGGATGATCAGCTTCCTAACCTGCTTAGGCTCAAAAAGGAAATAAAGGCTCCATTAGTTGCTGATGTTCATTATGTTCCTGCTCTTGCTATCAAGGCTCTTCTTAGTGGAGCTGATGGTGTTAGGATAAATCCTGGGAATATGAGAGATACCAAATATTTAAAGGAACTTGCTAGGGTTGCAAGAGAGGAAGGCAAAGTTATTAGGGTAGGGGTTAATTTAGGGAGTCTTCCTGAGGATAAAAGAAAGCTTTATGAAGATGATGCTTTAGCTATGGTTAATGTAGCTTTAGAAACGATTGCCTTTTTGGAAGAGGAAGGTTTTAAAGATATAAAGGTTTCCCTTAAAGCTTCTAATGTTATGACAACTGTTAGAGCTTATAGATTAGTATCTAAGCTTATTGATTATCCCCTTCATCTTGGAATAACTGAAGCTGGTCCAGTGTTTGAAGGAGCTATAAAATCTGCTGTAGGACTTGGGATTCTCCTTGCAGAGGGAATAGGAGATACTATAAGAGTTTCACTTACCGGTGATGGCCTTAAAGAGGTCGAAGTTGCATATGAGATATTAAAAGCTTTGGGTTTGAGAAAGCGAGGGATAGAGATAGTTTCTTGCCCCCGATGTGGTAGATGTGAAATAGATCTTGAAAGAATAGTTGAGGAAGTTAAAAGTGGGATTAAGTCCTCAAAAAGGAGCTTAAAAGTAGCGATAATGGGTTGTGTTGTGAATGGTCCTGGTGAGGCAAAAGATGCGGATATAGGGATAGCTGGTGGTAGAGGAAAGGGGGTTATATTTAGGAAAGGAAAGATTATTGAAACGGTGGATGAATCACATTTAGTAGATAGATTTCTTGAGTTAATGAAGGAGGTAGAGGATCATGAGGATGAGTAG
- a CDS encoding phosphatidate cytidylyltransferase has protein sequence MRELGKRVLSALIGAPVILFTCWWGGYPFLGFVMSVGILGLMEFYDIVAYKGVKASRGAGIIATIILLTCAFFDNEQKVIVPTFLFLFLIVAQVLKREKGSPLISVGATLLGFFYVAWLISYVILLRNLEEGRFWTIVLLLVTWSTDTMAYIVGKTMGRRKLAPSISPNKTVEGFWGGVLGAVLFSSIMGWLFTLPPLWTLLFGFVMGVWGQLGDLGESLFKREVALKDISGLIPGHGGVLDRFDSFLFNAPMIYYFLFWTGVID, from the coding sequence ATGAGAGAACTGGGGAAAAGGGTTTTATCTGCTCTTATTGGAGCTCCTGTAATACTTTTTACTTGTTGGTGGGGAGGATACCCATTTTTAGGGTTTGTTATGAGTGTTGGAATTTTAGGACTTATGGAATTTTATGATATAGTTGCTTATAAAGGTGTTAAAGCTTCTCGTGGAGCGGGTATAATTGCTACTATAATTCTTCTTACATGTGCGTTTTTTGATAATGAGCAAAAAGTTATTGTTCCGACTTTCCTTTTTTTATTCCTTATTGTTGCTCAGGTTCTAAAAAGAGAGAAAGGTTCGCCTCTGATATCAGTCGGTGCTACATTGCTAGGTTTCTTTTACGTTGCTTGGCTAATAAGCTATGTAATACTTTTGAGAAACCTTGAGGAGGGAAGATTTTGGACGATAGTACTTCTTCTTGTTACTTGGTCTACTGATACGATGGCTTACATCGTTGGTAAAACAATGGGTAGAAGAAAATTAGCACCTAGCATAAGTCCTAATAAAACTGTTGAGGGTTTTTGGGGTGGGGTTTTAGGAGCTGTGTTGTTTTCAAGCATTATGGGATGGCTTTTTACCCTTCCTCCTTTATGGACTCTTCTTTTTGGTTTTGTTATGGGTGTTTGGGGACAACTTGGTGATCTCGGAGAGTCTCTTTTTAAGAGGGAAGTGGCTTTGAAGGATATCAGTGGCTTAATTCCTGGACATGGTGGTGTGCTAGATAGATTTGATAGTTTCCTCTTTAATGCTCCTATGATATATTATTTCCTCTTCTGGACAGGAGTGATAGATTAG